Proteins found in one Magnolia sinica isolate HGM2019 chromosome 5, MsV1, whole genome shotgun sequence genomic segment:
- the LOC131246806 gene encoding pentatricopeptide repeat-containing protein At3g07290, mitochondrial, which translates to MFPHLQKLPFTPFKHSLPMIVFTSMLSSPSLSSLSSSHVGKQNPEPVTHIVNQIHRLIKRPNWKYDESLKPLVSHLTPDAAVKVIELQRGNTNLGLNFFKWVCKQSTYCYDLDSKICFLKLLVASNLFRVAERAVVMTVKECSDSGSEGDEIMKLMDVLYELRGVGFRLSYPCYCTLLMCLAKFGKGLVAFSAYSRMLVDGLVPGFVVYKTMINVLCKSSCVRAAEMFLCWILKAGFDPDTHVYTSLVLGYCRAGVLCEAYRVFELMSEEGCHPNSVTYSILIHGLCKDGKLEEAFQLQREMIEKGHKPNVYTYTVLIKVMCSIRSINQAFSLLDEMVGSGCKPNTHTYTILIDMLCRERKLEEAYGMFKKMLEVGLFPSTITYNALINGYCKEGRVASAFELLSMMEKQNCRPNIRTYNELIDGLCRVRMAYKAMSLLRRVVNNGLLPNSITYNILVDGFCKEGQLDIAFNLYNVMNSVCLEPDEFTFTGLIDGLCKEGKPDEAHELLSEMVEKGICPDEVTFTALIDGFCKNGKMASAFSLLERMAESGCPPTTHIFNSFIDALGKENKLLEEHMMFGKMLKYGLVPSVVTYTILIDGLFRVGEVSLSFDVLELMKRAGCPPNVNTYTVLIDGLCRNGREREAEMLFHSLCDLGVLPNHVTYTVLVKAHVKAGKLDRAFEILNIMIQKGCRPNHRIYCMLLKGLLVSGKGVETGATLVWNVVSGLDIEEHGGNWYSKHVFREINIEHALELRDRIERCGGPTADLYNVLVIGLCREGRMTEANQVIQDMVKRGFIPDMAAYASIIKGYCNACSFDHCLEFLNQMLENGHAPSFSTYCVVIQGLCKEGKIQEARALAANLLLHSGVTDDAAFTLLMDFLMKGDEPGGCLELLKQIEQMHRKERPMI; encoded by the coding sequence ATGTTTCCTCACCTACAAAAGCTCCCTTTCACACCCTTCAAACATTCTCTCCCCATGATAGTATTTACTTCGATGCTatcctctccttctctttcatctctttcttcttctcatgTTGGCAAACAAAACCCAGAACCTGTAACACACATTGTGAATCAAATACACCGTTTGATCAAACGACCCAACTGGAAATATGATGAGAGTTTGAAGCCGCTGGTTTCGCATTTAACACCTGATGCTGCTGTTAAGGTTATAGAGCTTCAGCGTGGGAATACCAATTTGGGTCTTAACTTTTTTAAGTGGGTGTGCAAGCAGTCCACTTATTGTTATGATTTGGATAGCAAGATATGTTTCTTGAAGTTATTAGTTGCTTCAAATCTATTTAGAGTAGCGGAACGGGCAGTAGTTATGACGGTTAAAGAATGTAGTGACAGTGGTAGTGAGGGAGATGAGATTATGAAGCTAATGGATGTGCTTTACGAGCTGCGTGGAGTGGGATTTAGGCTTAGTTACCCATGTTATTGCACTCTTTTGATGTGTTTGGCAAAGTTTGGTAAGGGTCTGGTAGCTTTTTCAGCCTATTCGAGAATGTTGGTAGATGGGCTTGTTCCGGGGTTTGTTGTTTACAAGACCATGATCAATGTGCTTTGTAAGAGCAGTTGTGTTCGGGCAGCTGAAATGTTCCTTTGCTGGATCTTGAAAGCAGGTTTTGATCCGGATACTCATGTTTATACTTCTTTGGTGTTGGGATACTGTAGGGCGGGGGTGCTTTGTGAGGCGTATCGGGTGTTTGAATTGATGTCTGAAGAAGGGTGTCATCCGAATTCTGTTACATACTCAATACTAATTCACGGTCTTTGCAAAGATGGTAAGCTTGAAGAAGCCTTTCAGTTGCAGCGGGAAATGATTGAGAAAGGCCACAAACCAAATGTATATACGTATACAGTCCTCATCAAGGTCATGTGTAGTATTCGATCTATCAATCAGGCATTTTCTTTGCTAGATGAGATGGTTGGAAGTGGATGTAAGCCGAATACCCATACTTATACAATATTAATAGACATGTTATGTAGGGAAAGAAAGCTTGAAGAGGCTTATGGAATGTTCAAGAAAATGCTTGAAGTTGGCTTATTTCCTAGCACGATTACTTACAATGCATTGATAAATGGCTACTGCAAAGAAGGGCGGGTTGCTTCTGCTTTTGAGCTTCTTAGTATGATGGAGAAACAAAACTGCAGGCCTAATATACGGACATACAATGAGCTTATTGATGGGTTGTGCAGAGTGCGGATGGCATACAAAGCGATGTCACTGTTGAGAAGGGTAGTTAATAATGGTCTGCTACCCAACAGCATAACTTATAATATTCTAGTAGATGGATTTTGCAAAGAAGGCCAACTTGATATAGCTTTCAATCTATATAATGTTATGAACTCTGTCTGTCTAGAGCCCGATGAATTCACATTCACGGGCCTTATTGATGGGCTTTGTAAAGAAGGGAAACCGGATGAAGCACATGAACTTTTGAGTGAGATGGTAGAGAAGGGAATTTGTCCCGATGAAGTGACTTTTACTGCTTTAATTGATGGTTTTTGCAAGAATGGGAAGATGGCAAGTGCATTTTCACTACTCGAGAGGATGGCTGAGAGTGGTTGTCCACCCACTACTCATATATTCAACTCATTTATTGATGCTCTTGGCAAAGAAAATAAGCTGCTCGAGGAACACATGATGTTTGGTAAAATGCTGAAGTATGGCTTAGTTCCTTCCGTGGTCACATATACAATACTAATAGATGGGCTTTTCCGTGTGGGAGAGGTTAGCCTATCCTTCGATGTTTTAGAATTGATGAAGCGAGCAGGCTGCCCTCCTAATGTCAATACTTATACTGTCTTGATCGATGGTCTTTGCCGGAATGGAAGAGAGAGGGAGGCGGAGATGCTTTTCCATAGTTTATGTGATTTGGGTGTACTTCCAAATCATGTGACATATACTGTACTGGTGAAAGCACATGTTAAAGCTGGGAAATTGGATCGTGCCTTCGAGATTCTAAATATCATGATTCAAAAGGGTTGCCGACCCAACCATCGCATTTATTGTATGTTGTTGAAAGGATTACTTGTGTCAGGTAAGGGTGTTGAAACGGGAGCAACTCTAGTATGGAATGTAGTGAGTGGATTAGATATAGAAGAGCATGGAGGCAATTGGTATTCCAAACATGTCTTCAGGGAAATAAATATCGAACACGCGCTCGAGCTCAGAGACAGGATTGAGAGGTGTGGCGGGCCTACTGCTGATTTGTACAATGTGTTGGTGATTGGGTTATGCAGGGAAGGAAGAATGACTGAAGCAAATCAAGTAATCCAAGATATGGTGAAAAGAGGGTTCATTCCTGATATGGCTGCTTATGCTTCTATTATCAAAGGATATTGCAACGCGTGTTCTTTTGATCATTGCCTTGAATTTTTGAACCAAATGCTTGAAAATGGTCATGCGCCATCCTTTTCAACGTATTGTGTTGTGATTCAAGGACTTTGTAAAGAAGGGAAAATCCAAGAAGCACGAGCATTGGCTGCCAACCTTTTACTGCACAGTGGTGTCACAGATGATGCTGCATTCACACTGTTGATGGATTTTTTGATGAAGGGAGATGAGCCTGGTGGCTGCCTTGAGCTTCTGAAGCAGATTGAGCAAATGCACCGTAAAGAGAGGCCAATGATCTAG